The genomic stretch CCAGACCCCACCCCGCCCCCTTCCGGAGGACTGCCATGCCCACCCCCCTCGTCGTCCCGCTTCCCGCCGCGTCCGGCGGCTTCGGCCGCACCCTGGAACACCTGCTGGCCTTTTCCCCTTCCCCGGCGGCCCGCGTGCCCGCCCCCGGCGGGGCCTTGCTGACCGGCGCCGTGCTGGTCGAGGTGCCCGGCGTGACCAGCGACCCGGTGGACACCGCGCTGCGCAAGGTCCGCGACCGCCGCCTGGTGCCGCGCGTGGCGCTGGTCGAGAGCGCCGGCACCGTGGACACCGTCAAGACCCAGGACCCCAAAGCGGGCGACTTTCTGCCGCCGGGCGGCGTGGTCACCCTCTACGTGATCACCGCGCGCGAGCCGACCGCCGCCGAGGAGCTGATCGAGGCCATTCGGCAGGCGATCAAGCCCGGGGAACTGGCCAAGACCACGGACCTGCACCACCTCGCCACCCGGCAGGACCTGCACAGCGAGACGGCCGCGCTGGAAAAGGAGGCGGCCGCGAGCAAACGGTTCGAGGAACTCAAGGCCCTGCTGGGCAGGCCGAGCGACAAGCCGAGCGACAAGCCGACCAGCTCCCGGTAACGCCCGGGCCTGCGGCTTTTGCCGACCTCTCCCCGAGGACCCCATGGACCCCGAGCTGTACGAACTGCTTCAGGAGGGCGGCGCGGCCGACGAGGTCGCGGTGGTCATGCGGCTGCTCGACCCGGAGCGCCCGCCGCCCGGAACGCGCGTGGTCGCCCGGTTCGGGCCGGTCGTGACGGCGCGGGTGCCGCGCGGCGCCATTCCGGAGGTGTGGCGCGACCCGGCGGTGGAAAGCCTCAAAGCGCCCCGGGGCCTCAGCGCGGACGTGGAAGAGCCGCAGCCGCTGTGGCCCGGACTGGAGCAGCCTGGAATCGCCCAGACCCTCTCCGGCGAAGCCACCTTCACGCCCAACGACGCCCGGCGGCCGGACGGGCTGGAGGCGACCGGGCGCGGCGTGGTGATCGGGCTGGTGGACTGGGGCTGCGACT from Deinococcus budaensis encodes the following:
- a CDS encoding PASTA domain-containing protein, yielding MPTPLVVPLPAASGGFGRTLEHLLAFSPSPAARVPAPGGALLTGAVLVEVPGVTSDPVDTALRKVRDRRLVPRVALVESAGTVDTVKTQDPKAGDFLPPGGVVTLYVITAREPTAAEELIEAIRQAIKPGELAKTTDLHHLATRQDLHSETAALEKEAAASKRFEELKALLGRPSDKPSDKPTSSR